In Epinephelus lanceolatus isolate andai-2023 chromosome 13, ASM4190304v1, whole genome shotgun sequence, the following are encoded in one genomic region:
- the heca gene encoding headcase protein homolog encodes MPNQKNNKGKKSKRTNSSGDEQENGACAAATGGAAAAAAAPRHERSSEVQCATPLGCSLARPIDLEKDDYQRVLCNNELCPYGNWMHLQCFYEWESSILVQFNCIGRARSWNEKQCRQNMWTKKGYDLAFRFCSCRCGQGHLKKDTDWYQVKRMQDERKKKPSERSTGRNGSGGGASGSGDGLFEEPKRSKPPGASGGGKLPHRASSQELPRRQSVDRQNSTERGAAAAGGAVGGGPPAGGPFSLGPPQKSPCDSPGQSPPTGFTFSPTAALGAGSGGAGLRGSRQLGEFLKSAVHMDPQRKHLLVGGALGRGGGCSMGASSGGAHLDPGSVIPLPLSFALPLHHRLTSGSVGDGTHSHPVQFLRRLDLSELLTHIPRHKLNTYHVRMEDDAQAGQGEELRRFILSALSASQRNVVNCALCHRALPVFEQFPLVDGTLFLSPSRHDEIEYDVPCHLQGRLMHLYAICVDCLEGVHKIVCIKCKSRWDGSWHQLGTMYTYDILAASPCCQARLNCKHCGKPVVDVRVGMQYFSEYSNVQQCPHCGNLDYHFVKPFSSYKVLEAY; translated from the exons ATGCCCAACCAGAAGAACAACAAGGGCAAGAAAAGCAAACGCACTAACAGTAGCGGAGATGAGCAGGAAAATGGAGCCTGTGCGGCCGCAACAGGAGGCGCGGCCGCGGCGGCTGCTGCACCCAGACACGAGCGCTCGAGTG AGGTCCAGTGTGCGACCCCTCTGGGCTGCAGCTTGGCCCGTCCCATCGACCTGGAGAAGGACGACTACCAGCGGGTGCTCTGCAACAATGAGCTCTGCCCTTACGGCAACTGGATGCACCTGCAGTGTTTCTACGAGTGGGAGAGCTCCATCCTCGTCCAGTTCAACTGCATCGGCCGCGCGCGCTCCTGGAACGAGAAGCAGTGCCGGCAGAACATGTGGACCAAGAAGGGCTACGATCTGGCCTTCAGGTTCTGCTCCTGCCGCTGCGGCCAGGGCCACTTAAAGAAAGACACCGACTGGTATCAGGTGAAACGTATGCAGGATGAGCGCAAGAAGAAGCCATCTGAGAGGAGCACAGGCAGGAATGGGTCCGGTGGAGGTGCTTCAGGATCAGGGGACGGGCTTTTTGAGGAGCCCAAGAGAAGTAAACCACCAGGAGCATCAGGAGGAGGTAAACTACCCCACAGAGCCTCTAGTCAGGAGTTACCTCGGAGACAATCAGTGGACCGTCAGAACTCTACagagagaggagcagcagcagcaggaggagcagtAGGTGGAGGACCCCCTGCAGGAGGACCCTTTTCTCTGGGGCCTCCTCAGAAGTCTCCATGTGACTCCCCAGGACAATCTCCCCCAACTGGTTTCACTTTCTCCCCCACTGCTGCCCTCGGAGCAGGATCTGGAGGGGCAGGATTGCGAGGTTCCCGTCAGCTAGGAGAGTTCCTCAAATCAGCCGTCCACATGGACCCGCAGAGGAAACACTTGCTGGTCGGGGGAGCTCTGGGTCGGGGCGGCGGCTGCTCGATGGGAGCATCCAGCGGTGGAGCTCACCTCGACCCCGGATCTGTAATTCCCCTGCCGCTGTCCTTCGCCCTACCACTTCACCACCGGCTCACCTCCGGCAGTGTGGGCGATGGCACCCACTCCCACCCAGTGCAGTTCCTGAGGAGGCTGGACCTCTCAGAGCTCCTCACCCACATCCCTCGACATAAACTCAACACCTACCACGTCCGCATGGAGGATGATGCCCAGGCAGGCCAGGGAGAAGAGCTGCGCAG GTTCATCCTGTCAGCCCTCAGTGCGAGCCAGAGAAACGTGGTCAACTGTGCGCTGTGCCACAGAGCGCTGCCAGTGTTtgaacagtttcctctggtggACGGGACTCTGTTTCTCAGCCCTTCACGCCACGACGAGATAGAATACGACGTCCCCTGCCACCTTCAAG GCAGGTTAATGCACCTCTACGCCATCTGTGTGGACTGTCTAGAAGGCGTCCACAAGATTGTCTGCATCAAGTGCAAATCACGCTGGGACGGGAGCTGGCACCAACTGGGCACCATGTACACCTACGATATACTGGCTGCTTCACCCTGTTGCCAG GCTCGCCTCAACTGTAAGCACTGCGGGAAGCCGGTGGTGGACGTTCGAGTCGGGATGCAGTATTTCTCCGAGTACAGCAACGTCCAGCAGTGCCCTCACTGCGGCAACCTGGACTATCACTTTGTCAAACCTTTCTCCTCCTACAAAGTACTCGAGGCTTATTGA
- the abracl gene encoding costars family protein ABRACL gives MNISHEVELLVEEIKRLGSPNADGQMTVKFGILFNDDRCANIFEALVGTLRAAKKKKIIKFEGELLLQGVHDNVDIVLLQD, from the exons ATGAATATCTCTCATGAAGTCGAGTTGCTGGTGGAGGAGATCAAGCGTCTTGGCAGTCCAA ATGCCGATGGTCAGATGACCGTGAAATTTGGCATCTTATTCAATGACGACCGTTGTGCCAACATCTTCGAGGCGCTGGTGGGCACCCTGAgggcagccaagaaaaagaagatCATCAAATTTGAGGGCGAGTTGCTCTTGCAGGGCGTCCATGATAATGTTGATATCGTCCTGCTCCAGGACTGA